In Atopobium sp. oral taxon 416, the genomic stretch GGGAGGATCGCTCGAGCTTTGCGGCTATCCCCTCGTACTTCTCGGTGTACTTGGTGTTGATCTCGCCGATCGAGGGGGCGCTGTGCAAGAGGGTTGCAGCTGCCACGGATTCGACGTGCCGGCGGGCCAGGACTTCATTGCCGTAGCGGGCAAAGATGATCTCGCCCTGCTCAGTCAGCTTGAAGCAGCAGTTGACCGAGCCCTTTGGCTGCGCCAACACCGCACGGTTTGCCGGGCCGCCGCCACGGCCGACCGCGCCACCGCGCCCGTGCATCAGCACGAGGTCGATATCGTTCTTCTTGGCCCACTCGGCGATGTTCTTCTGCGCCTCATGCAGCACCAAGGTTGCAGAGGTCGGGCCGGCATCCTTTGAAGAGTCAGAGTAGCCGAGCATGACCTCAAGCCGACGGTTCGTCGCCGCCAGGCGGCGCTTTACATCCGGCAGCTTGATCATCTGGTCAAGCGTGTTGACCGCATTCTTCAGGTCATCTACCTGCTCAAAGAGCGGAATCACATCGAGAGTCGGGACATCCCTCGGATGGGCGAAGGAGAGCCTTGCCAGCTCGTAGACGTCCGCGATGTTCTGGGCGCTCTGCGTGAAGGAGATGATGTAGCGGCGGGCGGCGTTGACGCCGTTGCGGCGCTGGATCGATCCGATCGCGCGGAAGGTGTCGATGACCTCTCTCGTCATCGGCTGCAGATCCCCATCACGGCCGTGCTCCTTGATGTCCTTGAGGGCACGCGTGTGCACGAGTGAGTGCTGACGGAACTCCATCTGTACCATATTGAAGCCAAAAGTCTCCGCCTGCCAGATCAGGGTCTGCAAGGGGCCATACGCCTCACGCTTCGCCCCGGCCTGCTCGAGCGAATCCTGCACGACTTTGAGGTCTGCGATGTACTCCTCAACGTTGGGGTACATGAGATCTGCAGTACGGGTGATCGTCGCGCGCAGCCGTTCTGCCATCACCAGCATCACGGCACGGTGGAGCTCCTGGGCGGAGTGTTGCATCGCGCGGTGCGCGAGTTCCTCGTTCATCTCCACCTGATGGTTCCACAGGCTCTTCAGCTCCGCGGAAGGCTTCGTGGAGCCGCCCTCCATCGTAAGCGTCAAGCCCACTTTGGCGGTTACCTCTGCCAGGGTCCGCAGCATATGGATGCGGAACTTCTCCGCCACACGGCGAGAGACCTTTGCAGTCACGTTCGGGTTGCCGTCACGGTCTGAACCGATCCAGCTGCCCAGACGGAAGAAGGCGGGGCAGATCGGCTTCACAGTGCCGGCTTTGTCGCCAAGCTCCCAGTCATCGAAGCGGCGGTAGACTTTCGGAATCATATCGAAAAGGGTGTAATCGAACACGTCGATGATCGTGTCGGACTCCTCCACCGGCGTCGGCTTCTTCGCGGCAATCGGATTCGTCCGGTAGAGTGAATCGATCTCTTCAAGCAGCTGACGCTCGTTTTCCTCAGCATCGATGCCCTCAAGGTTGCGGCGCAAATCCAACAGCTTAGAGATCCGGCGGATCTTCGCAGTGACCGCATTACGGCGCGCCTCAGTCGGGTGTGCCGTAAAGACCGGATGGAACTCTAGGCGGTTCAAAAGCTTATTTGCCTTGGTCTTGCCGACTTCCTGAATCAGGCGGTAGTACGCCACCGTCATCTCGTTGACCGGATCCTCGTCGGAATCCACCGGGACGATCCCCTCGCGGCGTTTAAGGGAGCTTACACGATAGGCTTCCTCAGAGATATTCGCGAGATGGAAAAAGGTCGTAAAGGCACGGGCCAGATAGGACTCTTGCTCCAGGGTCAGCTTATCGATCAGGTTCACCGCATCGGTGTACGCCTGGTCGATCTCCTGCTCCGGCAGTTCCTTATCGTTGGCCTTCACCATATAGCTCAGGAGCTCATCAAAGGTCTTACAGAGCTTAGGATCGTATTCCTTCAGGACCTTGCGCGTGAGGCGCAAGAAGAATTCCATATTTTGACCGAGCTCTTGGGGCATATGCACTTCTGATAGCGCAGAGGCGGCCGCTGCACGCTCGCTTGAAGCGTCTGTCTTGGCCTGCGTATCCCAGTGTGCGTTACTATCGCTCATGTATCCTCCCCATATAGCTTGTATCAGGACGTAGTCTCTATATTACGCTACAGTTGACATTCCCGTAAACTAAAGTTACGGGATTTTGGCTGGACGTGAATTTGCTGAGGTGTTGCCAAAACACCTCTACACAGTTGCCGGTCTGCCGGCTTCTGCTTGTGTGCAATGTTTACGGCAGCGTTGATGTCCGCGCTCACCAAGATGCTATCTTTAGGTTGGCGGATCAGCATTCTGAGTGCAACAGGATAGTCCCGCTCCACAGAGACGTGGCGCACTTCTGAAGGCTACGATATTGGTTGTCTAGTCAACGTCGAAAGCTGGAAGGAATGTGCCACTACAAGTATCGTATGCCCACAGGAGAGGGACTGCATAGCCGAGCTGCGTGGCACAAGGGAAGGCCAATCGGCTATATCGCGGGAAAGATCGGCAAGGACAGCTCCAGCGTCTGCCACAAGCTCAAGAGGAATGGCCGCCACGGATGCTATGGAGCCTGTACTGCCCAAAAGGAGGGCGGATGAGCGCCGCAGGAGATGCAGGGCGAAAAGGCGGCTTTCAGACCCTGCGCTTACGCAGAAGGTGCGCTTACTCATCATGGACAGACACTGGTCCCCGGATGAGATAGACGACATCTCAGGCTCGAGGGTGGCGGCAGGTGCGTCGTTGAGCCTGCCGACTATTCTTACCGGCAGGTCCATAGCCGCCACCCTCGAGCTGCCGGAAGCCTGCCCCGAAGGCAAGATGCGGCGCCACCTGCGCAGGAAGGGGCCTAAGACCAAAGGCAAGATCGAGATCTTACACACCGTGGATGAGAGACCAAAGCAGGCCGATGCGAGGTCTTGCCTCATCGAGTGGGTAGACGACACGCTCGTGGCAGCGGGACCCGTGTGCCTGCTCGTGCTTGCCGACAGGGCAGTGAGGCTGCTTGCCGCGGAAAGAGCCACCACGACAGCAGGAGCGTCTCTAAGGCCGAGGTCGGGCTGCTACAGAGACGTCCCCTCGAGACGCTCACTTCCGGATAGGGGCAAGCAGTTCGCAGGGCATGCAGATGTCACAGATGCCCTTTGAGGCGTGCAGTTCTACTTTTGCGACCCCCACCATCTATGGCAGAAGCTAACAGTTAAGAACACCAATGGGCTCCTGCTAGAGTTCTTCCCCTAAGGGCAGCGACTTCAGCAAGGTCACAAACGAGGAGGTGCAGCATGCAGTGGAGCTGATCTGCGACAGGGCGAGGAAGGTCCTGAAATACAGGACAGCCAACGAGGTCTTTAGGGAGATGTTGCACTCAGCTTGACAATCCGCCTTCTGAAATACGGACCGGAGCGCTTACAGTAGACGCAGTGAGACTTCCTTCAGTTGCTGCATCGTGACCTCGGATGGAGCATCGCTCATCAGGTCGGAGCCGGAGCTCGTCTTCGGGAATGCCATAACCTCACGGATGGAGTCAGAGTGCGTAAGCAGCATACAGACACGGTCAAGGCCCAAGGCAAAGCCGCCCATCGGAGGCGCACCGTAGGTCAGGGCATCCATCAAAAAGCCGAACTGTGCCTGGGCACGCTCCGGGGTGAAGCCGAGCTTCTCCAGGATCTTCTCCTGCAGCTTAGCGTCATGGATACGCATACCGCCGCCACCAGCTTCGAAGCCATCCATAACGAAATCGTAAGTGTGGGAGCCGATCGCCAGAGGATCGGTGTCCAGAAGATCGATCTGAGACTCCTCAGGCTGTGTGAAAGGCTGATGCTCTGCAGCGTAGGCCTTGCGATCCTCATCCCAGTGGAAGAGCGGAAAGTTCATGACCCACAGGAAGTCGTGACCCTCGCGCTTGATACCAAGGGCATTTGCCATATGGTTACGCATACCGCCCAGGATCTGGTCTGCGTGGAGTCTGTCTGCCACTGCGAACATCACGAGATCACCCGGCTCGACGTCCATTTCCTTACGCAGGTTTACCATCTCCTCATCGGAGAAGAACTTGACGATCGGGCTCGTGATTGACCCATCCTCACGGAAGGCAATGTAGGCCAAACCCTTGGCGCCAAAGGTTGCCGCGACATCCGCCAGACGGTCAATCTTGGCGCGAGGCCAAGTACCGGCACCTTTCGCATTGAAGGACTTAACACACTGCCCCTTCTTCTTGGAGGAGCCTGCAAACAGCTTGAACCTGGAGTTCGCAAAGATCTTTGTGACATCGTGCAGGTGCATACCGTAGCGCGTATCCGGCTTATCGGTGCCGTAGGTATCCATTGCATCCCAATACTCGATGCGGCGCAGTGGAACTGGCATGTCAACACCGATCTTCGAGAAAGCGTCTGAGAGCACCTGCTCGATTTCACCCATCACATCATCCTGGGTCACAAAGCTCATCTCGACGTCCACCTGGGTAAACTCAGGCTGACGGTCCGCGCGCAGGTCCTCATCGCGGAAGCACTTCGCGATCTGGTAGTAGCGCTCGACACCGCCAACCATCAGGAGCTCCTTTAAGAGTTGCGGAGACTGGGGCAGCGCGTAGAAGTGGCCCGGCTGGGTTCTGCTCGGGACCAGGAAGTCTCGAGCGCCCTCAGGCGTGGACTTGAACAGGCACGGGGTCTCCACTTCGGTGAACTCACGCTTGTGGAAGGCCTCACGGATTGCAAAGGTAAAGTCAGAGCGCAGCTCTAAGTTCTTCACCATCTTCGGCCGTCTGATGTCGAGGTAGCGGTACCGCAGACGGACATCCTCGGAGGTGTCCACGTGATCCTCAATCTGGAACGGCGTGGTTTTTGAGGGGTTGAGTACCTGAATCTCAGAAGCCAAGACCTCAATCTCGCCGGTCTTGAGCTTCGGGTTCTCCATGCCCTCCGGGCGCTCACGCACGGTACCTTTGATCAAAATGACCCATTCAGTACGGATACCCTCTGCCATATGGAAGGCAGTACCACCCGAATGCTCAGGGTCAAATGACACCTGCGTCATACCCTCACGATCGCGCAGATCGACGAAGATAAGGCCACCATGGTCACGACGGTGCCAGACCCACCCAGTCAGCGTCACTTGGCTGCCGATATCCTTCCTGCGGAGTTCACCGCAGGTGCGGGTGTGCATACTGTACTGGTCCATAGTATTCCTTTCATCTGTGCCGTCCCGTGCCGTAACGGACGGCTCCCCACCAGATGCCTGCGGGGTACGTAGACAGCGCCCTCGCACGTGAATGTCGATTGTACTCTTAGTCTGAAAGAAACAAACCGTTCGTGATGAAGGTGTTGCCTTTTGATGAAGGTTGTATGGGCACACACGCGGTCTCCCCAGAAAGTCTTCGGCCATACCTGAAACCCTTACCATACCTTTATGCTGCGTTTTTGCATGGAAATCCCGAGCATGATACTCTAGATGCGCAAAATGTTTCTCAGATGGCCTGCCTGGCATATTTGAACACGCTGTGGCATGGGACCACCTGCAAGGGAGGCTCACGGTGTTATACAGAGCGGCACTATTCGATCTCGACGGAACGCTTCTGAACACGCTGGACGATCTCACCTGCGCCGTCAACCACGCACTCTCCGAATCCGGATGTCCGGTCAGGACCAAAGCCCAGGTCCGAGCATCCATCGGACAGGGGGTCAGACACCTGATTCAGACTTCGCTGCCTGCCGGTGCCCCCGCTGATCTTCAGGAGCATGTCTTCCTGAATTTCCGCAGCTACTACGCCCAGCACTACAAGGACGCAACCACCCCCTACGAGGGCATCCCAGCACTGTTACGCCATCTCCGTACGCGGGGCATCCGCTGCGCGGTCATCTCGAACAAATCGGATGTCGAAGTCCAGAAGCTGATCAACCACTTCTTCCCCGGTGAGTTCGACGCCGTCGTGGGAGAGCAGGTCGATGCGGGTATCCGGAAAAAGCCGGCGCCTGACTTGGTCAACTTAACACTTGAGCAGCTGGACATGAAGCCGAAAGACGCCCTCTATATCGGCGACAGCGATACCGACATCGAGACAGCAAAGAACGCCCAGTGTGACTGCGCGAGCGTCACGTGGGGCTACCGTTCACGGGAGTTCCTGCGCGCCCACGGGGCGACGACGTTGGTCGACAACCCCCAGGAGCTTGAGCACCTGATCACCGGCGAAGAGGTTCACTGAATGGACAAAACTGCCTACGCATATCCTCCGATTTCCTGTCACTGGCCTACTCAAAGGCTCTAAGATGCGAATTGTTCGATATAGTAAAAGGACATAGACGTTTGGTCTATTCCTTCGATGAAAGGACGCACTATGGGAAGAAGAGCCACAGAGGCACTGGGCATCACGTATGACCAGCTGGCCGATTACCTGCATAAGAACCATTCCGTATACATGAAGATCGGTAGCAAGGTCTACTATTTGACCGACGTCAACTACGAAGCATGGAGAGCGCAGGATACCAGCCAGCTGAATTCAAAAGGCCACTACATCGACTGTTCAGATCTCGTCGATACGGTGGATGAGTTCTTAGCACTTCCCTTCATTGATGGACAGACTATTAAAGACGTCTTCGACGGAGCTACGCTCTACGCCTCTATCAAAGGTCAAAAAAACTAGCACTATAAACGAAAAACATTGATTTGACCAAACAGCTCTATGCAAGCATCGCCCCAAGTTTCCCACTTGGGGTTTTTTCTAACCAAAAATCCCCTTACCTGCGCATTCACAAGCAAGGGAATCATCCACGCCTATTGAAGGAAGCTACTTGTTAGACGGCGTATCCTTTCCGTCTTCCTTCTGCCCCCCGTCCACGGGGTCGGCAACGTCCATCTTCGGGCTCTGGTAGTCGTCGGCGTACTCCATCTCGGGGATCCAGCTGCGGTACTTATTGTCCACAGCGTTCGGATGCGAAGACTGCTTGGCGTAGCGGTGAACCGCATTCGTGGAGCGGTTGATCGCCACCAACGTGCCGGCACCCGCGACGCAGCCGCCCGGACATGCCATACCCTCAAGCAGGAAGCCGTTGTACTGGCCGCGTGCCGCCTTCTTCATCATCTTTCGACACTCATCCAATCCCTGGGCACCGTCGGCTTTCACTTCGACGCCCAGGTGGTCACGCTTGATTACGTTGACGACCGCGGTGGCAACACCGCCGGCGACTGCGAAGTTTCTCCCGTCAGTTGAGGCTTCGGTGAAGTCACCACTGTCGTCACCTCGAAGCGAGTTCAGGTCGATATCGCAGGCTTCCATCATACCGATAACCTCCTCGAAGGTGAGGACGAAGTCCACCTGGGAGCGGACGGCAGTACGCATAGCCTCAAGCTTCTTTGCGGAGCAGGGTCCGATAAAGACGATCTTGGCATTGGGATGCTGCGCGTGGACCAACCGCGCGGTAAAGACCATCGGCGTCAGCGCCATGGAGATACAGTCGGCGTACTTCGGGAACTCCTTTTTTGCCATGGAGCTCCACGCCGGGCAGCACGAAGTGCCCATGAACGGCAGCTTATCCGGAACCTCACGCAGGAAGTCCTCCGCCTCTTCCACCGAGCACAGGTCTGCGCCGGAAGCGACCTCCTCCACACCGGAGAAACCCATCTTCTTGAAGGCAGCACGCAGCTTGCTTGCATCGTTCTTGGCGCCGAACTGTCCGACGAAGGCCGGCGCCAGGATTGCAATGACCTCCTGCTTTGAGAGGATTGCCATGATCACCTGCACGATCTGGCTCTTGTCAGCGATCGCGCCGAAGGGGCAGTTGATCATGCACTGACCACAGGCGACGCACTTGCTGTGGTCGATCTGTGCGTGCCCATCTTCATCTGAGCCAATCGCGTGCATGCCGCAGGCAGCGGCACAGGGACGCACGTGATGGTAGATCGCATGGTAGGGACAGGTGCGGGCGCACAGGCCGCAGTGGATGCACTGGGACTGATCGATGTGCGCGCGATGGTCCACAAAGGTGATCGCGTGCTTCGGGCACACCTCACGGCAGGGGTGCGCCAGACAGCCTTGGCACATGTTCGTGACCTCATACACATTGTCTTTGCAGCCGTTACAGGCGAATTTGATTACGTTGATGAGGGGCGGCTCGTAGTAGCGCTCCGGCGCTGCGACGTCCGCTAAGCCTTCCGAGATGTTGGTCGGCTTGTTGATATTCTGCAGCGGGAGGCCTGCGGCAAGGCGGATACGCTCGGAGATGATGGCACGTTCCAGGAACACGGAGGTACGGTAGGTCGCTTTCTCATGTGGCAAAATCTTGTACGGCAGCTCGTCGAACGCCCGATCAAAGTCCTTCAGGGTCCAATCCGGGTTCTGGGCATGTTTGTAGATGATCTGCGCGACTTCCCTAAATACCGTGCGGCGAATATCGGTGATATTGGTGTAAACACCACGCATTGTGTCTGACATGCGATAACCCTCTCCTCTGTGTTGGCGCTACAGCCTCTATTTTAGGCTCTTCGGTAGTTTCTGCGGGCGGAATCCACCCAAGCGCCCAGATGGGAGCGCGGTGACAAGGCAAATAAAGGAGAACGGCCCCGTCTGGGGCCGTTCCCGCGTCGGGCAGGGTAGGGCTACGTCTGCTACAACAACCTAGCGGAAAGGCCCTGACGCATGAACAGGATACTACGCTGCGCGCTTGCGCTGGCGCACACCGTGATCGAATACGTACGCATCGACGACGACCGAGTCGTCGTCGGGGTGAGGCCTGCGCTGCCCGATCTGCAACAGGAAATGCGATTGCTATGACAGATCGCCGAGCCCGCGATCGTGGAGGGCGATGGACCTGGCCCGCTCGACGTGCTTATCTGGAGTACGCGACGAGGCGGGTCGCCTGCCCGGAGCACAGCGTTCTGGTCGAGGCGGTGCCCTGGGCGAGGCCCAGGTCGTGCTTCACGCGCGACTTTAAGGACTGGGTGGTGTGGCCTGGCACGGCGCGGATCCGGCCAGCGCCGTCGCGGTGACACACCGTCGGCGAGGTGTGCGCCCGCGTCTGCGCCGACCTGCAGGCCACACGCAGCAGGGGCGCTTCGAGGGTGCAAGGCGCATCGGGATCGATAAGACCTCCTACAAGAAGGGGCACAAGTACCTGATTGTCGTCGTCGGCCACGACCGGGGATGTCTGATATGGGCCCACGAGGGGTACGGCAAAGACGTGCTGGGCCTTTTCCTGGACGAGCTCACCTGAGAGCAGAGGCGCGCCATCGAGGTCGTCACCGCCGACGGCGCGAAGTGGATAAAGACGCTACTCCGGCACCGCTGCCCACACCGCGCGCTGGGTGATGGACCCCTTCCACGTCGTGCAGTGGATGAACGACGCGCTCGACGAGGTGCGCCGCGACGAGTGGCGGGTCGCGAAGAGGGCCGCCCGCGAGGCGACGCCCCCGCGAGACCGGCCGGGGCGGCCGCGGAAGGGCGAGGAGACCCCGGCGGAGGCCAGGGCGCTCAAGGAGGCCGCCGACGCGATCAAGGGCAGCCGCTTCGCCCTCGTGAAGAACCCCGAAAACCTCACCGACGCGCAGCACGCCAAGCTCGACGCGCTGAAGAAGAAGGCAGCTTCGCGCCTGTTCAGGGCATGGGAGTTGAAGGAGGACCTGTAGGCGGTGTTCAGGGCCGGGTGAGCCAGCGAGGCCGCGGCGTTGCTCGACGCGTGGCTGCGCGCCGCCGCGTACTGCAGGATCAAGCCCATCGTCGCCGTCGAGAAGAAGGTGCGCAGGCGCAGGGCCGACGTGGTCGCGGCGGTTGAGCTCGGAACCGGCAACGGCCGCGTCGAGTCGATCAACAACAAGATCAAGGTGACAATCAAGATGGGCTATGGCTTTCGCAACGCGGACAACCTGATCGGGCTGCTCATGCTGAGGTGCTCGGACAGCAAGCCGCAGCTTCCGGAAAGGTCAGGGAAAAGCGCGAGAAGGAGGGCCGCCTAGACGGGACTGCCTCCCATAGAAACTACCGAAGGCTTCTATTTTATGTGAGTTAATTCAGTAAAAGTATATCTAACCATCAAGTACATGAGGGCTGATGCAAGCCGGCCGGACAGCCCAGGCGATACAACTTTCCATACCAAAGGGAGGTGTGCCTGGGAGCCCACCGGGCTCTGTGTCTGGTAACAACCTCTTAGGCTAGCCTTCAAAGAGAAAGTGGAACCGTCAGGATCCATGGTACGCAAAAGTCCCTTCCGCACCCTCAGTGCCAAGGCCGAAGATGCCAAGATCTGCCGGCCTAAGAAGGCCACAGTCGAGTGTTGCTGCTGTAAGCACATAGGCTTTGCTACCTTCGCTAAGCTAAGTGCCAAGATGGGAGTGCTTCGACTGCAGGCGCACGTACAGCTTGCTTACAGGGACAGTCTTTAAGCACACCAGGCACACACCCTGCCGAAGTAGGTATCACCCATCAGGCTCATGCGCTACAGTGTGCCCCTTAACTGCAATAGGCGAAGCGCTCAGATATCGCATCAAAGCGCCTGTGGATGGCGGCATTGGGTCTTTCGTCCTCAAAGCAGTGTCTCTGGATCGACAAGACCTACATCACTGATGCGCACCTCTCCTACGCCTTCGGGCAGACGAGCAAGTGTGCCCTGTCAGCAGGTTGGCACAGACGTCCTATGCCGTAGTCTGTGGCCACAAGCCGTCCACGGAAAGGATCAGGGGACTTTGTGGCCACTGAGCTGAAGGCACAAGCGCGCCCACAGTAGGGTTGATGAGGGATTCGGGGGCTGTCGCTAAATCCTACAAGGCCAGTTGTGCGCGATCCACACTATCTGGACAGCATGGCGCTTGTGGACAATCTCTGCTTTTGGCTCAAGAGATACCTGTGGCACCTCACAGGTGTGTCCAAGGCCAACATGCAAAAGCTACCTCAACTGGTAGGTCTAGCTGTTTTGTGCCAAACAGGCAAGGCACAGATGGGTTGAAACTGAAAGGGCGCCATATGCTTGTGGCCGATGTGGGTCTTCGCAGCTCGGCATGGGTCTAGCGGCCCTCATTTGCTTGACTGTTAGGCTACGCGGGTAGCTACCCCGCAGCCATGCGGCC encodes the following:
- a CDS encoding 4Fe-4S dicluster domain-containing protein: MSDTMRGVYTNITDIRRTVFREVAQIIYKHAQNPDWTLKDFDRAFDELPYKILPHEKATYRTSVFLERAIISERIRLAAGLPLQNINKPTNISEGLADVAAPERYYEPPLINVIKFACNGCKDNVYEVTNMCQGCLAHPCREVCPKHAITFVDHRAHIDQSQCIHCGLCARTCPYHAIYHHVRPCAAACGMHAIGSDEDGHAQIDHSKCVACGQCMINCPFGAIADKSQIVQVIMAILSKQEVIAILAPAFVGQFGAKNDASKLRAAFKKMGFSGVEEVASGADLCSVEEAEDFLREVPDKLPFMGTSCCPAWSSMAKKEFPKYADCISMALTPMVFTARLVHAQHPNAKIVFIGPCSAKKLEAMRTAVRSQVDFVLTFEEVIGMMEACDIDLNSLRGDDSGDFTEASTDGRNFAVAGGVATAVVNVIKRDHLGVEVKADGAQGLDECRKMMKKAARGQYNGFLLEGMACPGGCVAGAGTLVAINRSTNAVHRYAKQSSHPNAVDNKYRSWIPEMEYADDYQSPKMDVADPVDGGQKEDGKDTPSNK
- a CDS encoding HAD family hydrolase codes for the protein MLYRAALFDLDGTLLNTLDDLTCAVNHALSESGCPVRTKAQVRASIGQGVRHLIQTSLPAGAPADLQEHVFLNFRSYYAQHYKDATTPYEGIPALLRHLRTRGIRCAVISNKSDVEVQKLINHFFPGEFDAVVGEQVDAGIRKKPAPDLVNLTLEQLDMKPKDALYIGDSDTDIETAKNAQCDCASVTWGYRSREFLRAHGATTLVDNPQELEHLITGEEVH
- a CDS encoding phosphoenolpyruvate carboxylase, whose amino-acid sequence is MSDSNAHWDTQAKTDASSERAAAASALSEVHMPQELGQNMEFFLRLTRKVLKEYDPKLCKTFDELLSYMVKANDKELPEQEIDQAYTDAVNLIDKLTLEQESYLARAFTTFFHLANISEEAYRVSSLKRREGIVPVDSDEDPVNEMTVAYYRLIQEVGKTKANKLLNRLEFHPVFTAHPTEARRNAVTAKIRRISKLLDLRRNLEGIDAEENERQLLEEIDSLYRTNPIAAKKPTPVEESDTIIDVFDYTLFDMIPKVYRRFDDWELGDKAGTVKPICPAFFRLGSWIGSDRDGNPNVTAKVSRRVAEKFRIHMLRTLAEVTAKVGLTLTMEGGSTKPSAELKSLWNHQVEMNEELAHRAMQHSAQELHRAVMLVMAERLRATITRTADLMYPNVEEYIADLKVVQDSLEQAGAKREAYGPLQTLIWQAETFGFNMVQMEFRQHSLVHTRALKDIKEHGRDGDLQPMTREVIDTFRAIGSIQRRNGVNAARRYIISFTQSAQNIADVYELARLSFAHPRDVPTLDVIPLFEQVDDLKNAVNTLDQMIKLPDVKRRLAATNRRLEVMLGYSDSSKDAGPTSATLVLHEAQKNIAEWAKKNDIDLVLMHGRGGAVGRGGGPANRAVLAQPKGSVNCCFKLTEQGEIIFARYGNEVLARRHVESVAAATLLHSAPSIGEINTKYTEKYEGIAAKLERSSREAYMRLLNQDGFAEWFSTVTPLAEIGLLPIGSRPAKRGLGAKSLDDLRTIPWIFSWSQARINLAAWYGLGSACEELNDLGMLRRAYAEWPLFKTFIDNIEMSLAKTDERIGWMYLGLGDRPDLSEMVMNELKLTRKWVLNILNEDEPLQHSKVLGPVVHARLPFVNALSIMQVKALDAIRGDDKLTPEERERFLFLILCTVSGVSAGLQNTG
- a CDS encoding CDP-alcohol phosphatidyltransferase, whose translation is MGRRATEALGITYDQLADYLHKNHSVYMKIGSKVYYLTDVNYEAWRAQDTSQLNSKGHYIDCSDLVDTVDEFLALPFIDGQTIKDVFDGATLYASIKGQKN
- the aspS gene encoding aspartate--tRNA ligase; this encodes MDQYSMHTRTCGELRRKDIGSQVTLTGWVWHRRDHGGLIFVDLRDREGMTQVSFDPEHSGGTAFHMAEGIRTEWVILIKGTVRERPEGMENPKLKTGEIEVLASEIQVLNPSKTTPFQIEDHVDTSEDVRLRYRYLDIRRPKMVKNLELRSDFTFAIREAFHKREFTEVETPCLFKSTPEGARDFLVPSRTQPGHFYALPQSPQLLKELLMVGGVERYYQIAKCFRDEDLRADRQPEFTQVDVEMSFVTQDDVMGEIEQVLSDAFSKIGVDMPVPLRRIEYWDAMDTYGTDKPDTRYGMHLHDVTKIFANSRFKLFAGSSKKKGQCVKSFNAKGAGTWPRAKIDRLADVAATFGAKGLAYIAFREDGSITSPIVKFFSDEEMVNLRKEMDVEPGDLVMFAVADRLHADQILGGMRNHMANALGIKREGHDFLWVMNFPLFHWDEDRKAYAAEHQPFTQPEESQIDLLDTDPLAIGSHTYDFVMDGFEAGGGGMRIHDAKLQEKILEKLGFTPERAQAQFGFLMDALTYGAPPMGGFALGLDRVCMLLTHSDSIREVMAFPKTSSGSDLMSDAPSEVTMQQLKEVSLRLL
- a CDS encoding transposase; translation: MLDAWLRAAAYCRIKPIVAVEKKVRRRRADVVAAVELGTGNGRVESINNKIKVTIKMGYGFRNADNLIGLLMLRCSDSKPQLPERSGKSARRRAA